The Ooceraea biroi isolate clonal line C1 chromosome 1, Obir_v5.4, whole genome shotgun sequence genome has a window encoding:
- the LOC105274984 gene encoding ATP-binding cassette sub-family G member 1 produces MPMQYTSVSLNATRAVDIHFKDLSYQVQIRYRGPKKQILKGLNGVFKCGELTAIMGPSGAGKSSLLNILTGFQEENLLGTMEYISRQGKLDRKKCKKLSCYVQQADNMYGLLTIQESMMLASCLKIASITQKRRQTLIDDILDTLNLSKAKNTRVDRLSGGQKKRLSIALELIDNPPIMFLDEPTSGLDSLASSQCIAALQTLAKSGRAIICTIHQPSAALYHMFDYIYLIADGHCMYADVPNNTINYFAKQGFQCPKYHNPADYMLEVVNQEYGNYNNQLVIAAKKYCQRDETPLQTNTFTKSGLSFANDREGIAINPPSEMMRFRVLLRRCVLLLYRDWTTTYIKMFFHFLVALLLGLLYMHAGADGSKTISNVSFMFFTVVYIAYTSMMPAVLRFPLEMDILRKERFNNWYQLKTYYITTIITTFPLQVFFCLLYSGVSYVLTGQPMEWFRYYRFLLIVILTSISAESMGIGFGAIFDPVNGTFIGSIVICTLLCFIGFLIFLNHMPIVLYYVSYINYLRYAFEGLLQSVYGYHREKLSCPSSAIYCHYRMPSAMLEELNMIKPMFWIDVAVLFIYFVFFRLAAYIVLKRRLTKLW; encoded by the coding sequence ATGCCGATGCAATACACATCTGTCTCGCTAAACGCGACACGAGCAGTCGACATCCATTTCAAGGATTTATCGTATCAAGTCCAGATCAGATATCGTGGACCTAAGAAGCAGATTCTGAAGGGCCTGAATGGTGTTTTCAAGTGCGGAGAATTGACGGCAATCATGGGACCATCTGGTGCCGGTAAATCCTCATTACTGAACATCCTGACCGGATTTCAGGAAGAAAACTTGCTCGGAACGATGGAGTATATCAGTAGGCAGGGTAAACTGGATCGAAAAAAGTGCAAGAAACTTTCATGCTACGTCCAACAAGCGGACAATATGTATGGTCTGCTCACCATCCAGGAGAGCATGATGCTAGCGTCCTGTCTGAAAATCGCCAGCATAACGCAGAAACGCAGGCAAACGCTGATTGATGACATCTTGGACACCCTAAATCTATCGAAGGCAAAGAACACGAGAGTCGATCGACTTAGCGGCGGACAGAAGAAGAGACTAAGCATCGCTCTAGAGCTGATCGACAATCCGCCGATCATGTTTCTGGACGAGCCGACCAGTGGCCTGGACTCGTTAGCATCTTCGCAGTGCATTGCTGCGCTCCAGACTCTCGCGAAAAGTGGTAGAGCGATTATCTGTACCATTCATCAACCCAGCGCTGCGCTCTATCATATGTTCGATTACATCTACCTGATAGCTGACGGTCACTGCATGTACGCCGACGTGCccaataatacaataaattattttgcgaaACAAGGCTTTCAGTGTCCTAAATATCACAATCCTGCGGACTACATGTTGGAAGTGGTGAATCAAGAGTACGGGAATTATAACAATCAGTTGGTCATTGCGGCCAAGAAATATTGCCAGCGAGACGAGACACCTTTGCAGACGAACACATTCACGAAATCAGGATTGTCGTTCGCAAACGACAGAGAAGGGATTGCGATAAATCCGCCTTCGGAGATGATGAGATTTCGGGTACTGCTACGTCGTTGTGTATTGCTGCTGTACCGCGACTGGACAACGACCTACATCAAAATGTTTTTCCATTTCCTCGTGGCTCTCCTATTGGGTTTGCTGTATATGCACGCTGGCGCAGATGGTAGCAAGACTATTAGCAACGTCAGTTTCATGTTCTTCACCGTGGTATACATAGCTTACACCAGCATGATGCCGGCCGTACTCAGATTCCCTCTTGAAATGGACATTCTCAGGAAGGAGCGTTTCAATAACTGGTACCAACTAAAGACGTATTATATAACAACTATAATAACCACTTTTCCGCTACAAGTATTCTTCTGCCTTCTTTATTCGGGCGTCTCTTATGTGTTAACCGGCCAACCCATGGAGTGGTTTCGGTATTACAGATTCCTGCTCATTGTGATTCTGACGAGTATTAGCGCGGAAAGCATGGGTATAGGCTTTGGTGCGATCTTTGATCCCGTTAACGGTACCTTCATCGGTTCCATCGTCATATGCACATTATTGTGTTTCATCGGTTTTCTGATCTTCTTGAATCATATGCCAATAGTTCTTTACTACGTGAGCTACATTAATTATCTTAGATATGCCTTTGAGGGTCTGCTTCAATCAGTGTACGGATATCATCGAGAAAAGCTAAGTTGTCCGAGTTCTGCGATTTATTGCCATTACCGAATGCCATCAGCAATGCTGGAAGAGTTGAACATGATCAAACCTATGTTTTGGATTGACGTCGCCGTTCTATTCATCTACTTTGTGTTTTTCCGGCTGGCAGCTTATATAGTCTTAAAGAGAAGACTGACGAAATTATGGTAA